The Halalkalibacter krulwichiae genome has a segment encoding these proteins:
- a CDS encoding type II secretion system F family protein: MKVPLLKKYVQITLSYVFSLQLGKLLLAGMTLQQSLKHFENQDYLPFFQQECFLISIQLQRGQPFYEILEDKSYFCNELAVVVTNGEKTGYLAKDLEQYSDILLQELDDSIQKIIRLIQPTLFILVGGLVFLLFLVTLVPVFQMIGSM; this comes from the coding sequence ATGAAAGTTCCCTTATTAAAAAAATATGTTCAGATTACACTTTCCTACGTTTTTTCATTACAACTAGGTAAGTTGCTTTTGGCGGGAATGACCTTGCAGCAATCGTTGAAACATTTTGAAAATCAAGATTATCTTCCGTTTTTTCAACAGGAGTGCTTTTTAATTTCTATTCAATTGCAAAGAGGGCAACCGTTCTATGAAATACTAGAAGATAAAAGTTATTTTTGTAATGAACTAGCGGTGGTTGTTACTAATGGAGAGAAAACAGGTTATTTAGCTAAAGATTTAGAGCAATATAGTGATATTCTTTTACAAGAATTAGACGATTCTATTCAGAAGATTATCCGCCTTATACAGCCTACTTTATTTATACTAGTTGGTGGACTAGTATTTCTGTTATTTCTAGTAACTCTCGTTCCTGTTTTTCAAATGATTGGATCGATGTAG
- a CDS encoding type II secretion system F family protein codes for MNLFNKDSKGSYQVTAKAFIRIGSLLDQGYPLETALSFIKLHVKRKTKEQLEVALEQLKEGHSVHESFQSFEIPSSIRFFLYFYEQQGDIAQGFNQVGQLLLNREKVKSEVMKLLRYPLTLLSLCGLLLMLMFQFVFPHFHSFFSTMSNSPPLFVLLLMEFLSYFPYLILLFVFSCFIITILIGYKMKHWSSYE; via the coding sequence ATGAATTTGTTTAATAAGGATTCAAAAGGAAGTTATCAAGTCACGGCAAAGGCGTTTATTAGAATTGGAAGTCTTCTAGACCAAGGGTATCCGCTTGAGACTGCTTTATCTTTTATAAAATTACATGTTAAGCGAAAAACTAAGGAGCAACTTGAAGTGGCTCTTGAACAATTAAAGGAAGGACATTCTGTTCATGAATCATTTCAATCTTTTGAGATACCGTCAAGTATAAGGTTTTTCCTTTATTTTTATGAACAACAGGGGGACATAGCCCAGGGGTTTAACCAAGTCGGGCAATTATTATTAAATCGAGAAAAAGTAAAGAGTGAAGTGATGAAGTTACTACGTTACCCTCTAACTTTACTTAGTCTATGTGGGTTATTATTAATGCTTATGTTTCAATTTGTGTTCCCTCACTTCCACTCGTTTTTTTCTACTATGTCTAACTCTCCTCCATTATTCGTTTTACTACTTATGGAGTTCCTCTCGTATTTTCCCTATTTAATTTTGTTATTTGTTTTTAGTTGTTTTATTATTACTATTCTCATTGGATATAAAATGAAACATTGGAGTAGCTATGAGTGA
- the comGA gene encoding competence type IV pilus ATPase ComGA gives MYEIEQYSRHLLDEAINMKVTDLHFIPEEEFYLLAYRLNGRMVHWKRLNLRLAERLISHLKYRSGMDIGERRKPQSTLLMHSVQHSPYSLRLSTLPTIHSESLAVRILPYFSTQTISSLSFFNHHVNTFKKICSINQGLCLISGPTGSGKTTTLYTIVEELIRIGGKSIITIEDPIERVIPHAVQVEVNNKAGLSFDSVLSACLRHDPDVILIGEIRDEETAALAIRASLTGHVVLATLHAQDGYTALLRMMDLGVSRFDLLECCKVVFSQRVINVRCPLCREGCHPFCQARRKMSRSAIFEIVNGEQLKEMIEKRKYKGKGFLSEINKAWALGFIEDTEWQRYANEFV, from the coding sequence ATGTATGAGATAGAACAATATAGCAGGCATCTTTTGGATGAGGCTATTAATATGAAAGTGACTGATTTACATTTCATTCCTGAAGAAGAATTCTATTTGCTCGCATATCGTTTAAATGGTCGGATGGTTCATTGGAAAAGGCTAAATCTTCGATTAGCAGAGCGCCTCATTAGTCACCTCAAATATCGGTCAGGGATGGATATAGGAGAAAGACGTAAACCTCAAAGTACGTTGCTAATGCACTCAGTACAACATTCACCATACTCCCTAAGACTTTCAACTCTTCCAACCATACACAGCGAAAGTTTAGCCGTTCGAATACTTCCTTACTTTTCCACTCAAACAATCTCTTCTTTAAGTTTCTTTAACCACCATGTTAATACCTTCAAGAAAATCTGTTCCATTAATCAAGGTCTCTGTTTAATATCCGGTCCAACTGGTTCAGGCAAAACAACAACTTTATATACAATAGTTGAAGAGCTGATTCGTATTGGCGGTAAGTCTATAATTACAATTGAAGACCCAATAGAAAGAGTAATCCCTCATGCTGTGCAAGTGGAGGTCAACAATAAAGCGGGTTTATCTTTTGACTCTGTATTGAGTGCATGCTTGAGGCATGATCCTGATGTTATTTTAATTGGAGAAATTCGTGATGAGGAAACGGCAGCACTTGCGATTCGGGCTTCCTTAACTGGTCATGTTGTATTAGCAACTTTACATGCTCAAGACGGTTATACTGCATTATTAAGAATGATGGATTTGGGAGTTTCCCGCTTTGATTTGTTAGAATGTTGTAAGGTGGTTTTTTCACAAAGGGTAATAAATGTTCGTTGTCCATTGTGTAGGGAAGGGTGTCATCCTTTCTGCCAAGCCAGGAGGAAGATGTCTCGTTCAGCAATCTTTGAGATAGTAAATGGCGAGCAGCTTAAGGAGATGATTGAAAAAAGGAAATATAAAGGAAAAGGTTTTTTAAGTGAAATAAATAAGGCGTGGGCCTTAGGCTTTATTGAAGATACTGAGTGGCAGAGGTATGCTAATGAATTTGTTTAA
- the mscL gene encoding large conductance mechanosensitive channel protein MscL, with product MLSEFKEFAIRGNVIDMSIGVIIGTTFAKIVESFVDDIIMPPFSLIFGQVDFSNRYLNLSNRRFETFAEAEAAGVPMLNYGIFLNHLVHFSIVAFVLFLFVRQVNRIRRPQEDPLSNMKSKLCPHCCQSIAYKAIRCPHCTSILKDTRNQVKPNYGVRIQRKSSS from the coding sequence ATACTTAGTGAGTTTAAAGAGTTTGCAATAAGGGGCAATGTAATTGATATGAGCATCGGTGTCATCATTGGTACGACATTCGCAAAGATCGTTGAATCTTTTGTTGATGATATCATTATGCCACCTTTTAGTTTGATTTTCGGCCAAGTCGATTTCTCAAATCGATATCTTAATTTATCTAACCGTCGCTTTGAAACCTTTGCCGAGGCAGAAGCTGCTGGTGTTCCTATGTTAAATTATGGGATATTCTTAAATCATCTCGTTCATTTTTCCATTGTTGCTTTTGTTCTTTTTCTATTTGTCCGACAAGTTAATCGTATTCGCAGACCTCAAGAAGACCCTTTATCAAATATGAAATCAAAACTGTGTCCTCATTGTTGTCAATCAATAGCATACAAAGCCATTCGATGCCCACATTGTACCTCTATATTAAAAGATACAAGGAATCAAGTTAAACCGAACTACGGAGTACGAATACAACGAAAGTCATCTTCTTAA
- a CDS encoding HNH endonuclease, whose product MMKNKKGQCQLCEREGVETTIHHLTPREEGGSFLPTANLCIPCHKQIHAIYSNKELANRLMTLERLKDDEEIKKFLKWIKKQPPEVLIKTKKAKNRKSKLRR is encoded by the coding sequence ATTATGAAGAACAAGAAGGGTCAATGTCAATTGTGTGAGCGTGAAGGAGTTGAGACGACGATTCATCATTTAACTCCGAGGGAAGAAGGGGGGAGTTTCTTACCAACAGCTAATCTTTGTATTCCTTGTCATAAACAAATACATGCCATTTACTCGAATAAGGAATTAGCTAATAGATTAATGACGTTAGAAAGGCTAAAAGATGATGAAGAGATAAAAAAGTTTCTAAAATGGATTAAGAAACAACCCCCAGAAGTATTAATAAAAACGAAGAAAGCAAAAAATCGTAAATCGAAGTTAAGAAGATGA
- a CDS encoding ATP-dependent helicase has protein sequence MHVAYYKNKVIYLPNCERSSWQQLYMASIKQELTCIHCHTPLKMELGILKPPSFTHVQATNECIEAASLMTKKFTQHHINLNEKQNVHSDSGFSIPKRRSISSSVEQNEIENWKEPEQVRAIPNFNEKKATTGHLALNPYREKLQKSGIYLDNQQWEAVQTTEGPLLILAGAGSGKTRVLTTRTAYMLSELNYSPKELILVTFTAKAAKEMKERMRLYPGLNRQTLNQLVIGTFHSIFYKMLMHHDPQRWSPSNLLKQDWLRQAMIKEAGRELNLDEKEFAFDQALTQISWWKNHLMAPEKIKGKDLFEERVVYLYKRYEEMRKAQNAFDFDDMLLGLYELLHENDRLLKRYQQRFSYVSVDEFQDINKVQVELITMLSDRTKNLCVVGDDDQSIYAFRGSEPSYILNFKERYHNTKMVILSENYRSSHEIVSSANNVIHTNRQRYQKQLHAQTSTHSPPLLFYPFDEEEEATMIVTDIKKQIETGANPEDFAILFRTNTAARALIERFISSSIPFQLDADGDSFYQRKAVRKILAYLQLGINPDDGHALTDLIGALFLKQETVQEIKAASITNNCTFVEALPLIKGLKPFQTKKLQTLPTKFKQLKEKSPIDAIAFIEQEMGFSEYVKKNGNEGNKMERGSDDVRDLKVVARQHDTIEDFLRHINHMTIKFDELRNQKANPNSVQLMTIHRAKGLEFKHVYILSTVEGGLPHDYALEAWRDGDDKPLEEERRLMYVAITRAEDSLKISIPLMRRGKKAFRSRFAREIQRIAPEQAHKSRERNVANGQGIHD, from the coding sequence ATGCATGTGGCTTATTATAAGAACAAAGTCATTTATCTTCCTAACTGCGAACGTAGTAGTTGGCAACAATTATATATGGCTAGTATTAAACAAGAACTTACTTGTATACATTGCCATACACCTTTAAAAATGGAACTCGGCATTTTGAAGCCACCTTCATTTACCCATGTTCAAGCCACAAACGAGTGTATCGAAGCAGCTTCGTTAATGACAAAGAAATTCACTCAACATCACATTAACCTAAATGAAAAACAAAATGTTCATTCAGATTCTGGATTTTCGATACCTAAAAGAAGATCGATATCTTCCTCTGTAGAGCAAAATGAGATCGAGAATTGGAAAGAACCAGAACAGGTGCGCGCTATTCCTAATTTTAATGAAAAGAAGGCTACAACAGGACATCTCGCCCTTAATCCTTATAGAGAGAAGTTACAAAAAAGTGGTATTTATCTTGACAATCAACAATGGGAAGCCGTTCAAACAACTGAAGGACCGTTGCTCATACTTGCTGGCGCCGGCAGCGGAAAAACACGTGTGCTCACAACTCGTACAGCTTATATGTTATCAGAACTTAACTATTCACCTAAGGAATTGATACTTGTTACGTTCACAGCAAAAGCCGCTAAAGAAATGAAAGAGAGAATGCGACTTTACCCCGGACTCAATAGACAAACACTTAACCAATTAGTAATCGGTACATTTCATAGTATTTTTTATAAAATGCTTATGCACCATGATCCCCAAAGGTGGTCACCTTCAAACTTATTAAAGCAAGACTGGTTAAGACAAGCGATGATAAAAGAAGCTGGTCGTGAGTTAAATTTAGATGAAAAAGAATTTGCATTCGATCAAGCCTTGACACAAATTAGTTGGTGGAAAAATCACCTCATGGCACCAGAAAAAATAAAAGGAAAAGACCTTTTCGAGGAAAGAGTAGTCTATTTATACAAACGTTACGAGGAAATGAGAAAAGCGCAAAATGCATTTGACTTTGATGATATGTTGCTTGGCCTATATGAACTATTACACGAAAACGATCGACTGTTAAAAAGGTATCAACAACGTTTTTCTTATGTATCAGTTGATGAGTTTCAAGATATTAATAAAGTTCAAGTTGAGTTGATTACAATGTTAAGTGACCGCACAAAAAACCTTTGTGTCGTTGGCGATGATGACCAATCGATTTATGCTTTCAGAGGTAGCGAACCTTCCTATATCCTTAACTTCAAGGAACGTTATCATAATACAAAAATGGTCATACTTTCCGAAAATTATCGCTCAAGTCACGAAATTGTTTCTTCAGCTAATAACGTTATTCACACAAACAGACAACGATATCAGAAACAATTACACGCTCAAACTTCTACTCATTCCCCTCCCCTTCTCTTCTACCCTTTTGATGAAGAAGAAGAAGCGACAATGATCGTTACTGATATTAAAAAACAAATAGAAACAGGTGCCAATCCTGAGGACTTCGCTATTTTATTCCGAACGAATACAGCTGCCCGCGCCTTGATTGAGCGCTTTATCTCATCAAGCATCCCCTTTCAATTAGATGCAGATGGAGATTCTTTCTATCAAAGAAAAGCTGTACGAAAAATCTTGGCTTATTTACAATTGGGAATCAATCCTGATGACGGTCACGCCCTAACTGATTTAATTGGCGCTTTATTTTTAAAGCAAGAAACAGTTCAAGAGATTAAAGCAGCAAGCATTACTAATAACTGTACTTTTGTCGAAGCATTACCTTTAATCAAAGGGCTAAAGCCATTTCAAACTAAAAAATTACAAACCTTACCTACAAAATTCAAGCAGCTGAAAGAAAAAAGCCCAATTGATGCTATTGCATTTATTGAACAGGAAATGGGTTTTAGTGAGTACGTCAAGAAAAACGGCAATGAAGGAAACAAAATGGAGAGAGGCTCCGATGACGTTAGGGATTTAAAAGTGGTAGCTAGACAACACGATACAATTGAAGATTTTTTAAGGCATATTAATCATATGACGATTAAATTTGACGAACTTCGAAACCAAAAAGCCAACCCTAATAGTGTGCAACTTATGACAATTCATCGCGCAAAGGGCTTAGAGTTTAAACACGTCTACATTCTAAGCACGGTAGAAGGAGGATTACCTCACGACTATGCTCTTGAAGCATGGCGAGACGGTGATGATAAACCTTTAGAAGAAGAACGCCGCCTGATGTACGTCGCAATAACAAGAGCCGAAGATTCGTTAAAAATTTCAATCCCCCTTATGAGAAGAGGGAAAAAAGCTTTCCGTTCGCGTTTCGCAAGAGAAATTCAACGAATAGCACCGGAGCAAGCACATAAGTCTCGTGAAAGGAATGTAGCAAATGGACAAGGAATACATGATTAA
- a CDS encoding HD domain-containing protein, with amino-acid sequence MDKEYMIKQTENWVKEQLEGEGTGHDWHHIQRVTKQAQEIAAIEGADTFIVSLAALLHDLIDDKVVESEAEGIKHVTKWLETIGTSKEQEEHILAIITTMSFKGGNNKPVETLEAKVVQDADRLDAIGAIGIARTFIYAGSKGDPMYDPTIAVREQLTFEEYRNGRSSAIGHFYEKLLKLKDLMNTGEGMKRATARHLFLNNFLEQFHKEWEG; translated from the coding sequence ATGGACAAGGAATACATGATTAAGCAGACAGAAAACTGGGTTAAAGAACAACTCGAAGGAGAAGGAACAGGCCATGATTGGCACCACATCCAACGAGTAACGAAGCAAGCACAAGAAATAGCCGCGATTGAAGGGGCTGATACCTTCATTGTTTCTTTAGCTGCTTTGCTTCATGATTTAATTGATGATAAGGTCGTAGAAAGTGAAGCAGAAGGCATCAAGCATGTGACCAAGTGGTTAGAAACCATTGGAACAAGCAAGGAACAAGAGGAACATATTCTGGCAATCATTACAACTATGTCATTTAAGGGCGGGAACAACAAGCCTGTAGAAACACTCGAGGCTAAAGTTGTACAAGATGCTGATCGATTAGATGCGATCGGGGCAATAGGCATCGCGCGTACGTTCATTTACGCTGGAAGTAAAGGTGATCCAATGTACGATCCGACAATTGCTGTTCGCGAGCAACTCACCTTTGAGGAATATCGAAATGGGCGTTCAAGTGCCATTGGGCATTTTTATGAAAAACTTCTAAAATTAAAAGATTTAATGAATACAGGAGAAGGAATGAAACGAGCTACAGCTAGACATCTATTTCTAAACAATTTCCTCGAACAATTCCATAAAGAATGGGAAGGGTGA